The Arachis hypogaea cultivar Tifrunner chromosome 19, arahy.Tifrunner.gnm2.J5K5, whole genome shotgun sequence genome has a window encoding:
- the LOC112778890 gene encoding galactose-binding lectin-like, with protein sequence MAILALVVALIAIHTHSVNSKEEVTFNFEKFDKPTPGDYCSLLTFEGDATVIDNEIQLTKLEKNRVGRVSYSHPIRLYDSKTGEVAKITTKFKFFNKEPDYSKPPAEGMTFFIAPYKSVLPSNSYGAHFGLQTGPPAGPADQPPASHDNFVAVEFDTRTQRNYGDPEGKHFGIDVNQ encoded by the coding sequence ATGGCAATTCTTGCACTTGTTGTTGCCTTGATAGCCATCCACACACACAGCGTGAACTCAAAAGAAGAGGTCACTTTCAACTTCGAAAAATTCGATAAACCTACCCCCGGTGATTATTGCAGTCTCCTCACCTTCGAAGGTGATGCCACCGTAATCGATAACGAAATACAACTGACCAAGTTGGAAAAAAACAGGGTAGGCAGAGTCTCATATTCCCACCCTATACGCCTCTACGACAGCAAAACCGGAGAGGTCGCAAAAATCACCACCAAATTCAAGTTCTTCAACAAAGAACCTGATTACAGCAAGCCTCCAGCTGAGGGCATGACCTTCTTCATTGCTCCCTACAAATCAGTCCTCCCTTCTAATTCCTACGGCGCACACTTCGGACTCCAAACCGGTCCACCGGCCGGACCCGCCGACCAACCCCCGGCGTCCCATGATAATTTTGTGGCCGTTGAGTTTGATACCCGCACCCAACGTAACTATGGGGATCCAGAAGGGAAGCACTTCGGAATTGATGTCAACCAGTAG
- the LOC112776988 gene encoding uncharacterized protein, with the protein MIKLIASYNDEVARTVLENAPYNAKYTSHQIQKEILHILSNKVRKHICEEIGDSKFCIVVDEARDESKREQMALVLRFVDIHGFIQERFLDLVHVKDTTSLTLKQELCGILSRHGLDVSNIRGQGYDGASNMRGEWNGLQALFLKDCPYAYYIHCFAHRLQLALVAASREVIPVHQFFSKLTFIVNIICSSSKRHDELHAAKTDEIIHLLEIDELETGKGANQIGTLKRAGDTRWSSHFSSVCSLINMYGATLTVLQKIIVDGSTYSQRGDADSAYNTLTSFEFVLILHLMKDMMGITDILCQALQKQSQDIVNAVQLVHSTKTLIQSMRDDRWEELLKNVKSFCEQHDILIPDLTASYVARQGRSRHQKDHITVEHYFRVEIFLVTIDKQLQELNSRFNDQAMDLLSLSSTLMPKDAYKNFDIAKISTLVDSYYPEDFTEQEKINLPFQLQHFILDVRQHPEMKNLSTIHELCRCLAETKKSKVYYLIDRLIRLILTLPVSTATTERSFSAMKIIKTRLRNKMEDDFLADSLVIYIEKEIAEKFSSDSIIEDFKSLKTRRVPL; encoded by the coding sequence ATGATAAAACTCATAGCATCTTACAATGATGAAGTTGCAAGAACTGTGTTAGAAAATGCTCCATATAATGCTAAATATACttcacatcaaattcaaaaagaaatCTTGCATATACTCTCAAACAAGGTGAGAAAGCATATTTGTGAAGAAATTGGAGATTCCAAGTTTTGCATTGTAGTAGATGAAGCTCGTGATGAATCCAAAAGAGAACAAATGGCACTTGTTTTGAGATTTGTTGATATACATGGTTTTATTCAAGAGCGTTTTCTTGATCTTGTACATGTCAAAGATactacatcattaactctaaaacAAGAATTGTGCGGCATTCTTTCTCGACATGGTCTTGATGTCTCTAATATTCGTGGTCAAGGATATGATGGCGCTAGCAACATGAGAGGAGAATGGAATGGGTTACAAGCATTATTCTTAAAAGATTGTCCTTATGCTTACTATATCCACTGTTTTGCTCACCGATTACAACTTGCATTAGTTGCTGCATCAAGAGAAGTTATTCCTGTGCATCAGTTTTTTTCAAAATTGACTTTCATCGTCAATATCATTTGTTCTTCTAGTAAGCGACATGATGAGTTACATGCTGCCAAGACAGATGAAATTATCCATTTATTAGAGATTGATGAACTTGAAACTGGTAAAGGGGCAAATCAAATTGGTACTTTGAAACGAGCAGGTGATACTCGATGGAGTTCTCATTTCTCTTCTGTTTGCAGTTTGATAAATATGTATGGTGCAACGTTGACTGTTTTACAAAAGATTATTGTTGATGGATCAACTTATTCTCAGCGTGGTGATGCAGATAGTGCTTACAATACCCTGACCTCATTTGAGTTTGTATTGATCTTGCATTTGATGAAAGATATGATGGGAATAACTGATATTCTTTGTCAAGCTTTACAAAAGCAGTCTCAAGATATAGTTAATGCTGTGCAACTAGTTCATTCTACAAAAACACTTATCCAAAGCATGAGAGATGACAGATGGGAGGAATTATTAAAAAATGTGAAATCATTTTGTGAGCAACATGATATTCTAATTCCTGATTTAACTGCTTCTTATGTTGCAAGGCAAGGACGCTCGCGTCACCAAAAAGATCATATTACAGTTGAGCATTATTTTAGAGTGGAGATATTTTTAGTCACAATTGATAAGCAATTACAAGAGTTAAATAGCAGATTCAATGATCAAGCAATGGATCTACTAAGTCTGAGCTCTACTCTCATGCCTAAGGATGCTTACAAAAATTTTGACATTGCTAAGATTTCTACTCTTGTTGATAGCTACTATCCCGAAGACTTTACTGAACAAGAGAAGATTAATTTGCCTTTTCAGCTTCAGCATTTTATTCTTGATGTTCGTCAGCATCCAGAAATGAAGAATTTGTCAACTATTCATGAACTGTGTAGATGTTTAGCAGAAACAAAAAAGTCAAAAGTGTATTACTTGATTGATAGATTGATTCGTCTGATATTAACTCTTCCAGTATCTACAGCTACTACAGAGCGATCATTTTCAgcaatgaaaataataaagaCAAGGTTAAGAAACAAGATGGAGGACGACTTTCTTGCGGATAGTTTGGTTATTTACATTGAGAAAGAAATTGCTGAAAAGTTTAGTTCTGACTCAATTATTGAAGATTTTAAGTCATTAAAAACTCGAAGAGTACCgttataa
- the LOC112778892 gene encoding leucoagglutinating phytohemagglutinin-like — MYEMGIELGYFNSAIDVNSVISKPDGTTPWTYWQNGGTEFVTITFDPSTKVLKVSAEYDGVDDDIELSSSVDLKEVLPEWVTVGFSASTGDDSEIMNIKSWSFSSVLEKVTDNNEAHIASVV, encoded by the exons ATGTATGAGATGGGAATTGAACTTGGATACTTCAA CTCCGCCATTGATGTCAACTCCGTTATCTCAAAGCCAGATGGTACTACGCCGTGGACGTATTGGCAGAATGGAGGAACGGAATTCGTGACAATTACCTTCGATCCTTCCACTAAGGTTCTCAAGGTTTCTGCCGAGTACGACGGTGTTGACGATGACATCGAATTGTCGTCTTCGGTTGACTTGAAAGAAGTTCTGCCGGAGTGGGTCACGGTAGGGTTCTCCGCCTCCACCGGAGACGACTCGGAAATAATGAACATAAAATCTTGGTCATTCTCCTCAGTCTTGGAGAAGGTGACCGATAATAATGAAGCCCATATTGCAAGCGTCGTGTGA